The sequence CCAAGGTCCTGCTCCAGGGCTGTAGCTAGCGGCAGCAAGAGGGTGGCCGACGGCGATGCGTGAATGAGTTCCAGCATACGCCTCGTCCCGATCTCACTGCTCAAGGCCATCAGGGTGTCGAGGCACTCTGGAGGGAGGCCGTCGAGCTTCGGGAGGATCGCTAGGGTAGCTTCGACGTCGGGTTCGCAAGCTGATCGACCGCCGGTTCTGAGAAGTGCCTGGGCACGGGTCAGATGTGCCTGCCAGCGATATTCGGACAAGTCGGCGCACTGGGCCAGCAGCCGATCTGTTGTTGTGATCGCCGACTCGTATCGCCGACCGTTCAGTTCGACCTGTGCCTGCAGGGAGAGGATGTTCGCAATTGTCTCAAGTGCCGACGGGGAATCGCTTTCTTCGAGCCTCTGCACTGCTTCGTCGAGCGCCGCGTAGGCCTCGTCCCAACGCTTCAACTTGTTGAACGCGAAGGCCTTGAAACCCAGCACTGTCGCGATAGAGTCGCTTGACGAGGGCCTCCGGTCCGATCCGAAGCGACGCAGGCTCTCGTCGCACGCCTCCACCGCAGCGTCGAACCGTTCGAGCAGAATCAGCGAGCCAACTTTAATGTTGAGAGCTTCCGCGAAACGCTGCGAGAGTTCCGGTGTGTTAATGGCGCCACAGCGATGGAGCACGTAGTCAGAGACGGCCACCGCTTGGTCGAAGCGACCGTGTGAGACGAGAAGGTCGCCTTTGTTGACGAGACCCCGTGCAACGAACTCTAGTACGGCGGGTGCGTCGGTGCCTCCGAAGCGACTTGCTAGCTCATCACAAGCGTCGAGCGCCTCGTCAGGCCGACGCAACTCCCTGAGAAGGACGCTCTTCGTGGCAAGGGCCCTCGCCGCCTGAGTCATATCGGCGAGTCTCTGGCTTGCGCCAAAGCGACGGATTGCCTCGTTGAGGATGGCGAGTGCTTCTTCGCTAGCGACATCTAGCAACGCACTTCGGAACTCAGCCAGTCCAGGCAGTTGTACCAGCCGTGCGAGTACGGCCTTGTGAAGCGCCCGGGCGTCCCGATCGACGCGCTTGACATCGAGAGCTATTCCAGTCGCGATGCTCTTCAGTTCGTTGGGCGAATAGTACGACTCCATGAAGTGGATGAGCGCTTCGACAAGCGGATCGGGACCGCGTCGGCGCCGCAGCAAGTAGTAGATGTTGTACAGCCGCTCGGTCAGGTAGTACTGCTTGCGCCTGACGCTGCCCCCAGCCACTTGGACGACACCGCGTTCGGCAAGGCGCGCGAGTTGGGCGCTGCAGGTGCTGGTATCGAGGCGTGCCCGCTCGGCTATCTCCCGTGTGGTGGCCGGTTTCCAGAGGGAGGCAAGGGCCAGATAGACACGTCGCTCCTGCGCCGGCAGGGACTCCAGATGGCTCCTGAAGTACTCCGTGTGATCGTCGACCACGTCGAGGAGATCAGCCATGAGTTCACGGAACGACAGTCCCGCGCCGAAGCGGGCGACGATAGCGACCAAGCGGGGATTGCCTCCGGTCAGGATTTCCAGTGCTCGGACGGTCGGGCGCGCAGGTTGCCGGCCGGCTACCGTTTCCCAGAGCACGGCGCACTGTTCGGTGTTCAGCGGCCGTAGCGTACGCACCTGAAAGAGGTCGTACAAAGCGCGATCCGGGTTGTCAATTTCCTCGAAACGGCTGGTGGCGCTTGCGAACAGGATGATCCTCGGTTCGGTCTGGAGGACCTTCCGCAACTTCCAGCCCGCATCGCGATCACTCATGTCCTGGAACAACGTGTTCAGGTTCTCGACCAGGAGCAGGAGACGCTTGTCATGCCGATCCGCGAAGTCCAGGAGTGCGCCGAGGCATTGGTCAGCTAGGAGTTGATCGTTGCGGTTGGCACGAAGCTCGTTCACGGTGCGTTGCAGGTCGGGATCGTCATCGCGACGCGCGTACTGACCGGCCAAGTGAGACAGGCATTCCAGCCAGAATTCGCCGGCAGTGGACACCTCGTAGCTCTCTTCGGCGAAGACTATGGGGAAGCAACGGGCCGCTAACCCGGGGTCCCGGCGTATCTCGGCCGCGACTCGCAGGAGCAGGCTGGTCTTCCCGCTGCCGCGTGGACCGATCACCAGCTGGTGCTGGTTCGCGGATCCTGTGCATTCGCGCAAGGCGTCGGCGAGCAGTTCGAACTCCGTGGTTCGGACGCAGAACGACGCCACGAGTTCCTCGTCGGTGAGGAAACCCGGGTTGTACTTGCGAGCAGTTGTAGCCATCCGCTTCAAGCTCTGTGTTGGACCGCGCGCTGTGCGATGGGAACGAAATACCGGCCGTGCCGGGCGCGCCACCAGTCCTCCAGAAGACCTGATACGAAGCCGTACCCGTCTCCCCTCGGCTCCAGATATCCATCGTGCTCGAGTACCCGAAGCACGTCGTCGATCGGGGCCGGATCAGCCACTTCCCGGGCGCGGAAGTACGCACCGAACCTGTCAATGGAGTCGCGGGTCAGAAGGCCATCGCAGACTGCGGCTTCGGTCAATAGGTCAAGCGCGTTCCGATACCCCGCCGGCCCGAGCACCAGTTTCAGGCGGCCCTCGTAATGATCCAGATCCGCCTGTCCGCGGACCCCGAGCATCTCGCCGTTGTACACGCGCTCGACGTCTTCGAGAGAGACATAGCGCCGACCCGCCATGCGTCGGTCTTCATCCAACCCGTCGAAGAACCGCTGAACGTGATGTGGCACCAAGGACCGGAGCCGCCGGCACATGTCCTGCCGAGCGGCGAGGGGCAGGTCGATCCCACAACCCTCCGCGAGGGCGGCAAGACACTCCAGCGCCGTCTGTTGGTTCCAGGGTCTCAGTTCGAAGGGCGAGAAGATGTTCGCATGAGCACTGAGCCCGGCTTGTCTCAGGATGGGCTCCAGACTCACGCTGCCGGAGACGATCAGGCAGAGTCGCTCTCGGTGCTCCTGGCCGTTCCTGCGCAGCCAGCTCAGGAATTCGTCGACGGCGCACTTTCCCTCGGGCACGATTCGGGAATCGGCATCCTTGAGCATCCGATTCACAAGGATGGGCAGCTCGTCGATCGCGAGCACGACCGGGCGCTCATTCTCCGCCAGAGCGGCGCAGATTGCGTCTCCCTTCTGCCGCCAGCTTCCGGCGTCGATTCCGGCCCGCAGCTTCACCCGAAGCTCGGAGAGAGCCAGCGTATCGGCCCGATCACTGACCTCTCGCAAGGCATTGGCGAACCCCAGCTTGATGCGGCGCCATGCGCCGTGCACGGCCCGCGACTGGATTCCAATCTCGACGACGGCGTCTGCCGCGGAACCGGCGTCTTCGAGATCGACGAAGACCGTCTCGAACTCCCCTTCTGCCGCCAAACGACGCAGCAACTCCCGCACGAGGCTCGTCTTGCCCATGCGTCGTTGCGCGGTCAACAGCGTGTGGGTGCCATTCCGAACCCGCTCTTTGAGGAGATCGATCTCAGCTTGCCGGTCGAAGAAGCGATCCCCATCGACCCAGTTCGACCCGGCTTTTCTCAGGACTGCCATTCTGCCAACAAATCCGTTGCCAACAATATTGATGGTAAAAGGGGCTTGCTGTCAAGCCGGGGCCGAATCACCGGATGAATGGTGCCGGAGGAAGAAGCAGACCGGTGCGGGCTACGCGTCGCGCCAGACCCGGTTCGCGAAGACGGCGGCAAGCGATACGAGCAGCCCGGCCCCGACCCAGGCGGCGTCGGGAATCGCCCCGAGGTCGGGAAGCGCTGTCGGCGGCACTGCGATATTGGCAAACACGGTCCGCAGGATCGTCGGGTCGGGAAGGACCGGCTGCAGCGCCCAGATCACCGCACCGAGTGCGAGCGCGCCGGCGATGCTGACGGCGACGGTTTCCATCACCGCGAGCGTCCGATGGACGCGCTCGGCACGAGCGTTACGGGTGGTCAGTTGCGCTTGCCACCACAGGACATCCGCCTTCCGCGCCGACGACTCCGGGGAAGGCATGGCGTTGAGAAGGCGGCCGATCGCGACAGCTTCGGCGCATCGCGCGCAGCCGGAGGCATGCTGACGCAGCGCGGGCGTCCACTCCCCGGTTCGGATCGCCTCGTGGACGGCGGCATCGTGCCGGCAGATGCCGATCATGGCTTCAACTCCATTCCCTGGGCCCGCAGCACTTTGGCGAGGCTGCGCCGCGCTCGCCACAGCAACGGCCCGACGCTGATGGGGCGCAGACCGAGCACGGTCGCCACCTCCCGGTGCGTGAGTCCTTCGACATACGTCAGCCACAGCAGCGCGCGGTGACGCGGCCGGAGCTGGTCCAGCGCCCGGCTCATGTCGGCCCGCAGGGCGGGGTCTGGCTCCACCGCACGTTGCTGGTCAGGTTCGGTCATTTCTGTTTCGCGCCGGCCGACCCGGCGGTAGTGATCGCGGTAGAGGTTCGTCGCCACGCGAAACAGGTAGGAACGGAGCGCGGCCGGTTCCGGCGTGAGCGGCGTGCTCCTGAGCAGCCGCAGGTAGGCTTCGTGCGCCAGGTCGTCGGCCAGGCTCGAACTGCCGGTAAGTCGATGAAGGTACGCCCTGAGCGGCCGTTCGGTCCGGTTGTAGAACAGCTCGAACGCCGCCTGGTCGAGTGCGAGGCCGTGTTCCGCGCCCTCGGCGCGGCCGACGTCCTTCGTCAGAGCGGCGCGTCTATCCAGCGGCGTATCCCACACCGGCGCGTAGCTCACGTGTTCACTCTACGGGATGTGAGGGGAGTCGGTCACCGGGCCGATCGTCGTCGTCGCGCTTGCGCCCGCCGTACCACGCGAGACCTGCAGCGGCGAGCAGGCCGAGGCCGATGGCCAGCAGAATCGTGCCTGGCATCGTCATGTAGCCCTCTTCTCCTCCTCCGCCGGACGTCACCAGGAAGCCGATGGCGAGGAAGATGACCACGGTCGCGCCCTGCGCCATTCCCAGCCACCTGGGTCCCGACTCCTTCTCTTCGATGTTGCCCTTGAGGAATTCCCTCCCGGCTCCAGTTTCCAGGAATGCCGCCAGTTCCTGGCCCGAGCTGAACTTCTCGAGCAAGTGTTTCTGCGTTTCGGCCCGAAGGTTCGCGCGGCGGGTGTTATGCGTGATCGCCATCCAGACGACGAAGCCGACGAAGCCGAAGAACACGATCGGGATGATGACTTCGTCCAGACCCTCCCACAACATGGCAATCTCCTTGTGTCGGAGGCCGCGTCATTGCGGCTCTCATTGGGTACAACGCACGAGGGGCTCAAGATGTGAACAGCGGCGGCGGCCTGGGCCGCTGGTCTCGCCGCGGCCTCCACGCCGCGGCTACTCGGGGAGGCTGTGCCGTCCTCTTGCGCCTTCCCCACGCGGTTCGATAGAATTCTGATACCCGACCTTTCCGGTCGGGCTTTTTTGACCGCGTCAGGTCGAACGCGTTCGGTCAGACATGACGCGCTGTGCCGGGTTTGCGGCGGCTGGCGGTGCGCGGCGCCGCGCCCTTGCGGGAGATGGATGATGGCAACATCGACCGACAACATCGAACAACTGGCGACCCAGGACTACAAGTACGGGTTCGTCACCGACATCGACGCCGACGCGATTCCGCCCGGACTGAATGAGGACATCATCCGGGTCATCTCGGCGAAGAAGGGCGAGCCGGAGTGGTTGCTCGACTGGCGGCTGAACGCGTTCCGCGTTTGGAGCGAGATGACCGAGCCGAAGTGGCACAACGTCCACTATCCGCCGGTCGACTTCCAGTCGATCATTTACTACTCGGCGCCGAAGCAGAAGCCGAAGCTCGAGAGCCTCGACGACCTCGATCCGGAGATCAAGGCGACGTTCGACAAGCTGGGGATCCCGCTCGAGGAACAGAAGATGATGGCCGGCGTCGCGGTCGACGCGGTCTTCGACTCCGTGTCGGTCGCCACCACGTTCAAGGACAAGCTGGCCGATCTCGGGATCATCTTCTGCTCGTTCTCCGAGGCGGTGCGGGATCATCCCGACATGGTCCGCAAGTACCTCGGTTCGGTGGTGCCGGCTTCGGACAACTTCTACGCCGCGCTCAACTCGGCCGTCTTCTCCGACGGGTCATTCGCCTACATCCCGAAGGGCGTGCGATGCCCGATGGAGCTCTCCACCTACTTCCGCATCAACGCGGCGCAGACCGGCCAGTTCGAGCGGACGCTGCTCGTCGCCGACGAGGGTGCGACGGTCAGCTATCTGGAAGGATGCACCGCCCCGATGCGCGACGAGAACCAGCTCCACGCGGCGGTGGTCGAGCTGGTCGCGCTCGATGACGCGACCATCAAGTACTCCACCGTCCAGAACTGGTACCCCGGCGACAAGGACGGCGTCGGCGGCATATACAACTTCGTCACCAAGCGGGGCAAGGCGTTCACGAACGCGAAGGTCACCTGGACGCAAGTGGAGACCGGCTCCGCGATCACCTGGAAGTACCCGAGCTGCATCCTGCAGGGCGACAACTCGGTGGGCGAGTTCTACTCGGTCGCCGTCACGAACAATCACCAGCAGGCGGACACCGGCACGAAGATGCTGCACCTCGGGAAGAACACGCGCAGCACGATCGTCTCGAAGGGCATCTCGGCCGGCCAGGGCCAGAACACCTACCGCGGACTGGTCCGCATCGGGAAGAACGCGAAGGGCGCCCGGAACTTCTCGCAGTGCGATTCGCTGCTCATCGGCGACAAGTGCGGCGCCCACACCTTCCCGTACCTGGAGGTGCGCAACACGTCATCACAGGTGGAGCACGAGGCGTCGACGTCGAAGATCGGCGAGGACCAGATCTTCTACTGCCGGCAGCGCGGGCTGTCGACGGAGGACGCCGTCAACATGATCGTCAACGGCTTCTGCAAGGAGGTCTTCCGCGAGCTGCCGATGGAGTTCGCGGTCGAGGCGCAGAAGCTGCTCGGTATCAGTCTGGAAGGAAGTGTCGGATAGCCATGCTGGAAGTTACGAATCTGCACGCGTCGGTAGCGGGGCGCGAAATCCTGAAGGGAGTGGACCTGTCGGTGCAGTCAGGCGAGGTGCACGCCATCATGGGGCCGAACGGCTCCGGGAAGAGCACGCTCGCGGCCGTGCTCGCGGGCCGGGAAGACTACGAAGTGTCCGCCGGCTCAGTCACCTACAAGGGCCAGGACCTGCTGGAGATGGAACCGGAAGATCGGGCCCGGGAAGGCATTTTCCTGGCCTTCCAGTACCCGGTGGAGATTCCGGGCGTCAACAACGCCTACCTGCTGAAGGCGGCGGTGAACGAGGTCCGCAAGCACCGGGGCGAGACGGAGCTGGACGCCATCGACTTCATGGCACTCGTCAAGGAGCGGCTGAACATTCTCCACATCGATCAGAGCCTGCTCAACCGGCCGGTCAACGAAGGATTCTCGGGCGGCGAGAAGAAGCGGAACGAGATCTTCCAGATGGCCGTGCTCGAGCCGAAGCTCGCCATCATGGACGAGACGGACTCGGGCCTCGACATCGATGCCCTCAAGACGGTTTCCGAGGGCGTGAACGCGATGCGCAGCGCGGAGCGCGCGATCGTCGTCGTCACGCACTATCAGCGACTGCTGAACTACATCGTCCCGGACGTGGTGCACGTGCTGTCGGATGGCCGGATCGTCAAGTCGGGCGGCAAGGAGCTCGCGCTCGAACTCGAGGAGAAGGGCTATAGCTGGATCGCCGACGGGGCGGCGACCGGGGCAGCCGCGGGAGCCTGAGTCGGTGACCGAGACGACGACCTCCCTCGCACCCGCCGAAGCCTACGCGGACGCCTTCGAGGCGGTGCGCCGCACGGCTCCCGCACCCGCCGGCCTGGTCGATCTGCGTCGCCGCGCCTTCCGGCGCTTCACCGCGCTGGGCCTGCCGACGACGAAGCTGGAGCGGTGGCGCTTCACGAACATCGCGCCGATCGCCGGCACCGCGTTCACGCTGGCCACCGAAGCGGACCGCGCCGCCGCCATCGAAACCGCTGGCCCGCATGGCGTGGTGCCGAACGGGATCACTTTCATCAACGGGACCTACGTCGCGCCCGCGTCACATCTCGAGGGGTTGCCCTCCGGAGTCGAGGTGCGAAGCCTGGCGGACGCGGTCGCGACGAACGACGAGGCAACGCTGGCCGCGGTGGAGGCACACCTCGGAGCGGACGCGCCGATCGACGGCGAGGCGTTGACGGCGCTGAACACCGCCCTCCTGCGGGACGCCGCCATCGTGCGCATACCCGCCAACATGGTGGTCGACGAGCCGATTCAGTTGTTGTGGGTCACCGTGCCGCCGGCGGACGGAACACCGGTCATGACCCATCCGCGCGTTCTGCTGCTCGTCGGGGAGAACGCCCAGGTCCGCGTGATCGAGAGCTACGGCGGCGGCGACGGCGCGCCGTACTTCTCGAACGCCGTGACCGAGGCGGTTGCCGGACCGAACGCCGTCGTCGATCACTACAAGGTGGTGCGCGAGGGCGCCGCGGCCTACCACATCGGGTCTATGCACATCCGCTGCGAGCGCTCCGCGACGTTCTCGTCGCATGCGGTGACGCTCGGCGGCGCCATCGTTCGGAACGACGCGCACGCCGTGCTTGACGGCGAGGGCGTCGAGTGCACGCTCAACGGCCTGTACCTGGCGGACGGGGAACGGCTCATCGACAACCACACGACGATCAATCACGCGAAGCCGCACTGCGACAGCCACGAGCTGTACAAGGGGATCCTCGACGGCCGCGCGCGCGCGGTCTTCAACGGCAAGATCATCGTCGCCATCGACGCGCAGAAGACCGACGCGAAGCAGACGAACAAGGCGCTGCTGCTTTCGGAGGATGCGCAGATCAACACCAAGCCGGAGCTGGAGATCTTCGCGGACGACGTCAAGTGCACGCACGGTGCGACGGTGGGACAGCTCGACGAGGACGCGATGTTCTATCTGCGCGCGCGTGGGCTCGGACTCGAGCAGGCGCGCAACGTCCTGATCCATGCCTTCGCCAGCGACCTGCTGAACCGGATCCGGGTGGAACCGATCCGGGATCAGCTCGACGATCTCCTCCTCGCGCAGTTGCCCGGCTCCGGCGGAGGGTCGTTCCATGTCACTCCCTGAGACCGTGACGGCCGCGGCCCCGACGCCGGTGGCTTCGGCCGAGGCGCCGGCATCCGCGCCGGCCCCGGCGCCGGCGTCCGTTCCCGCATTCGACATCGAGCGAATCCGGGCCGACTTTCCGATCCTGCGCCGGCAGATCCGCGAGCACGCCCTCTCGTATCTCGACAACGCCGCTACGACGCAGAAGCCGCGCGCCGTCCTCGACGCGATTGCCCGCTACTACGCCAGCGGGAACGCCAACATCCACCGCGGCGTCTACGTCCTGAGCGAGGAGGCGACGGCCGCCTACGACGCCGCGCGGGTCACCGTCCAGCGTTTCCTGAACGCGCGATCCCCTCGCGAGATCGTCTTCACGCGCAACTCGACGGAGAGCATCAACCTGGTCGCGCAGAGCTTCGGACGGCGACAGGTCGGGCCGGGCGACGAAGTGCTGATCACGCACATGGAGCACCACTCGAACATCGTCCCATGGCAGCTTCTGTGCGAGCAGGTGGATGCGCGGCTGCGGGTTGTGCCCATCGACGACCGCGGCGTGTTGCAGATGGACGAGTTCGAGCGCCTGATCACGCCCCGCACGCGGATGATCTCCGTCGTGCATCTGTCCAATTCACTCGGCACCATCAACCCGGTGGGCGATATCGTCGAACTGGCGCGCCGCCACGGCGTGCCGGTGCTGATCGACGCGTCGCAGTCGGTCTACCACATGCCGGTCGACGTGCAGGCGCTCGACTGCGACTTCCTCTGTTTCACGGGGCACAAGACCTACGGTCCGACCGGCATCGGCGTCCTCTACGGGCGCGAGTCGTTGCTCGACGCGATGCCGCCCTATCAGGGGGGCGGCGACATGATCCGGTCGGTGACGTTCGAGAAGACCACCTACGCCGAGCTGCCGAACAAGTTCGAGGCCGGGACGCCGAACATCGCGGGCGTCGTCGGCCTCGGAGCCGCGCTCGACTACCTGACCGGCGTCGGCTTCGAGGCCATTGCGCCGCACGAGGCGGATCTGCTGGCCTACGGCACCGCGGCGCTCTCCGAGGTCAGGGGCCTGCGGCTCATCGGCACCGCCCCGGACAAGGCGAGCATCCTCGCCTTCGTCATGAAGGGGGCGCATCCACACGACGTCGGAACGATCGTCGACACCGAGGGAGTGGCCATTCGGACCGGCCACCACTGCACACAGCCCATCATGGACTACTTTGGGGTGCCGGCGACGGCACGCGCGTCCGTCGCGATGTACAGCACACGAGCGGAAATCGATGCACTCGTCCGGGCCCTCGAACGGGTGCGGGAGATGTTTCCTCTATGAGCGAACTGCGTGATCTCTACCAGGAAGTCATCCTCGACCATAACCGGAACCCGCACAATTTCCGGGAACTGGATGGCGCGGACCGCCATGCCGACGGCCACAACCCACTGTGCGGCGACCGCCTGGCGGTGTACGTCAATCTCGACGGCGAGAAGATCGTCGACGTCAGTTTCATCGGGTCCGGCTGCGCGATCTCGAAAGCGTCCGCGTCGTTGATGACCGATGCGGTCAGAGGCAAGACGCTGGAAGAAGCGCGCCATCTCTTCCAGCGGTTTCTGACGCTCGTGACGGACGACGCCGCGGACGCGGACGCCCCGGGGCTCGGCAAGCTGGCCGTCTTCGCCGGCGTGCGCGACTACCCGACGCGTGTCAAGTGCGCCAGCCTCGCCTGGCACACGCTGCGCGCCGCGGTTGACGACCGCCACGAGACGGTGACAACGGAGTAGACCATGGGGATTCTGAACCTGAATGACGTGCCGCCGCCGTTCGATGACGCAGCCGGGGGTGCGTCCGATTCGCCCACGGATGTGCAGGGCGGTGCGCCGGCCTCCAGGCCGGCAGATGCCTCGACTGGTCCGCCGGCCTCCAGGCCCGCCCCGGGCGCAACCACAAAGACCACGGCGACCGGCGCCGTCATCCCTTCCCACGTCGACGGCTCCGCTCCGCCGCCCCAGGCGGCGCAGCCGGAATCGTCCATCTTCGACACCAGCGCACTGACCGATCCGGAACCGGCTTCCCCCGCGGCGCCCGAGGCGCCGCCCGAGCCAGCGCCCGCGTTTGACGCCGATCCAGTCCGGACGCTCGAGTTGAAGCCACAGATCGTGGAGCAGCTCTCGACCGTCTACGACCCGGAGATCCCCGTCAACATCTACGAGCTGGGACTCATCTACGACATTGGCGTCAACAAGGACGGCGTCGCCGTGATTCAGATGACGCTTACGGCGCCCGGCTGTCCGGCCGCCGTCACCCTCCCGGCGGAGGTGCAGGGGAAGGTCAAGGCGATCGAGGGCGTCAGCAACGCCCGGGTCGACCTCGTCTGGGAGCCCCCCTGGGACAAGGACCGGATGTCAGACGCGGCGAAGCTTCAGCTCGGCATCTTCGACTGAGCTACGGCGCCTGGTGCGCCGGCCTCCAGGCCGGCAGACCACGGGGGGGAAGTGCCGGCCTGGAGGCCGGCGAACCGTGACTACAACGGTTCGACCGTAACTTCGGAAATCCGCACCGTCGACAGCAAGCGCATGGTGCTGGCGACGTAGTCGGGCGTGAGCGTGTCGACCGGCACCTTGCCACCGTCGACCGCGTAGTTGTCCTGATCGGAGAAGAGCACGCCGTTCACGCGCTCGAACGAAATGGCCCGGCGATAGCGGAGCCCGTTGTCGAAGTCGTAGCCGAACTGTTCGATGCGGCCGGTCTCCGGATCGAACCAGAAGGTATAGGCGTCATCCGCGTCGTTGCTCGTGCCCGGGTTGAACGTCACTTTCATCCGATGCAGGTCGCGACCCTCCCACCGGTCGAGCCCCCGGTCCTCGAACAGGACGTCGTCGCCCTTCAGGGTATAGGGCAGCAGCGGGAAAAAGACCCGCGCGTTCACGAACGCGGTGGCGCGCCGCACGCCCTCTTCATCGAGTTCCGATTCGACGCCGTCGATCCACTCGGTGACGCCTTCGTTCGTCAACTGCACCCGCCGCTCCGGCCGCTCGCCCTGCGCCGGGTTGATCACGACAAAGTCGAACGCACCGCCGTTCCGCGTCGCCTCGATCCGGAAGCTCCCCGAAAGCGACGAGATGGTCATCGTCATCCGGGCCCGCTCGTACAGGTCCCCACCGTGGTAGGCGATCGCCTTCTCGACAATCTCCGGCAGCGGCGGATCCGGCGCCGGGGGCGGCCCGCAGGCAACCGAAACGAACGAAGCCGCGGCGACGATGATCCCGGCGACGGCGTGGCGTGGAGTCATCACAACAACCCTCTGTTCTCGCGAGCCGGCACGGCGCGCGCAAAGCGACAGTGTATACCTGTCGCGCACGTGTAACGCCGAGGCCGCGAGGGCTGCCCGAGGGTACCGCTCCGATTCTCCGCGGCCCCTTAGGGCACGCGGGCGACGCCAGGCCGATAGTCGAAACCGGCGTCGCATGTGAAAACGACCTGCGCACCGCGCCGCTCCATCACCGCAAGGTGCAGGCAGTCGCGCGCGGAAAGGACTCGTTGCTCGTGTGCGATCCGCCGGGCGGCTTCCACGTCGTCGCGAGTGATGGGGAATACTGACGCCACTAGATCGTCGAGCATGCGGAACGCGTCGTCGATCGCATGTCTGCGATCGATCGACACGTAGCGATGGACAATCTCCTGGTACACCTCGGCGCTCGTGACGTAGTCTTCTGCCGGATGATGCCGGAGGAACGCCTCGATGCGGTCGCGGTTGAGGTGCGGACCTCCAACCAGGTACATCGGGATGT comes from Acidobacteriota bacterium and encodes:
- a CDS encoding AAA family ATPase, with amino-acid sequence MATTARKYNPGFLTDEELVASFCVRTTEFELLADALRECTGSANQHQLVIGPRGSGKTSLLLRVAAEIRRDPGLAARCFPIVFAEESYEVSTAGEFWLECLSHLAGQYARRDDDPDLQRTVNELRANRNDQLLADQCLGALLDFADRHDKRLLLLVENLNTLFQDMSDRDAGWKLRKVLQTEPRIILFASATSRFEEIDNPDRALYDLFQVRTLRPLNTEQCAVLWETVAGRQPARPTVRALEILTGGNPRLVAIVARFGAGLSFRELMADLLDVVDDHTEYFRSHLESLPAQERRVYLALASLWKPATTREIAERARLDTSTCSAQLARLAERGVVQVAGGSVRRKQYYLTERLYNIYYLLRRRRGPDPLVEALIHFMESYYSPNELKSIATGIALDVKRVDRDARALHKAVLARLVQLPGLAEFRSALLDVASEEALAILNEAIRRFGASQRLADMTQAARALATKSVLLRELRRPDEALDACDELASRFGGTDAPAVLEFVARGLVNKGDLLVSHGRFDQAVAVSDYVLHRCGAINTPELSQRFAEALNIKVGSLILLERFDAAVEACDESLRRFGSDRRPSSSDSIATVLGFKAFAFNKLKRWDEAYAALDEAVQRLEESDSPSALETIANILSLQAQVELNGRRYESAITTTDRLLAQCADLSEYRWQAHLTRAQALLRTGGRSACEPDVEATLAILPKLDGLPPECLDTLMALSSEIGTRRMLELIHASPSATLLLPLATALEQDLGLAPRVAQEVDEVAQDIQVDLAGRKGTRSDDVRR
- a CDS encoding ATP-binding protein, with product MAVLRKAGSNWVDGDRFFDRQAEIDLLKERVRNGTHTLLTAQRRMGKTSLVRELLRRLAAEGEFETVFVDLEDAGSAADAVVEIGIQSRAVHGAWRRIKLGFANALREVSDRADTLALSELRVKLRAGIDAGSWRQKGDAICAALAENERPVVLAIDELPILVNRMLKDADSRIVPEGKCAVDEFLSWLRRNGQEHRERLCLIVSGSVSLEPILRQAGLSAHANIFSPFELRPWNQQTALECLAALAEGCGIDLPLAARQDMCRRLRSLVPHHVQRFFDGLDEDRRMAGRRYVSLEDVERVYNGEMLGVRGQADLDHYEGRLKLVLGPAGYRNALDLLTEAAVCDGLLTRDSIDRFGAYFRAREVADPAPIDDVLRVLEHDGYLEPRGDGYGFVSGLLEDWWRARHGRYFVPIAQRAVQHRA
- a CDS encoding RNA polymerase sigma factor — translated: MSYAPVWDTPLDRRAALTKDVGRAEGAEHGLALDQAAFELFYNRTERPLRAYLHRLTGSSSLADDLAHEAYLRLLRSTPLTPEPAALRSYLFRVATNLYRDHYRRVGRRETEMTEPDQQRAVEPDPALRADMSRALDQLRPRHRALLWLTYVEGLTHREVATVLGLRPISVGPLLWRARRSLAKVLRAQGMELKP
- the sufB gene encoding Fe-S cluster assembly protein SufB is translated as MATSTDNIEQLATQDYKYGFVTDIDADAIPPGLNEDIIRVISAKKGEPEWLLDWRLNAFRVWSEMTEPKWHNVHYPPVDFQSIIYYSAPKQKPKLESLDDLDPEIKATFDKLGIPLEEQKMMAGVAVDAVFDSVSVATTFKDKLADLGIIFCSFSEAVRDHPDMVRKYLGSVVPASDNFYAALNSAVFSDGSFAYIPKGVRCPMELSTYFRINAAQTGQFERTLLVADEGATVSYLEGCTAPMRDENQLHAAVVELVALDDATIKYSTVQNWYPGDKDGVGGIYNFVTKRGKAFTNAKVTWTQVETGSAITWKYPSCILQGDNSVGEFYSVAVTNNHQQADTGTKMLHLGKNTRSTIVSKGISAGQGQNTYRGLVRIGKNAKGARNFSQCDSLLIGDKCGAHTFPYLEVRNTSSQVEHEASTSKIGEDQIFYCRQRGLSTEDAVNMIVNGFCKEVFRELPMEFAVEAQKLLGISLEGSVG
- the sufC gene encoding Fe-S cluster assembly ATPase SufC; its protein translation is MLEVTNLHASVAGREILKGVDLSVQSGEVHAIMGPNGSGKSTLAAVLAGREDYEVSAGSVTYKGQDLLEMEPEDRAREGIFLAFQYPVEIPGVNNAYLLKAAVNEVRKHRGETELDAIDFMALVKERLNILHIDQSLLNRPVNEGFSGGEKKRNEIFQMAVLEPKLAIMDETDSGLDIDALKTVSEGVNAMRSAERAIVVVTHYQRLLNYIVPDVVHVLSDGRIVKSGGKELALELEEKGYSWIADGAATGAAAGA
- the sufD gene encoding Fe-S cluster assembly protein SufD; translated protein: MAGSSSRAARSSRSNSRRRAIAGSPTGRRPGQPREPESVTETTTSLAPAEAYADAFEAVRRTAPAPAGLVDLRRRAFRRFTALGLPTTKLERWRFTNIAPIAGTAFTLATEADRAAAIETAGPHGVVPNGITFINGTYVAPASHLEGLPSGVEVRSLADAVATNDEATLAAVEAHLGADAPIDGEALTALNTALLRDAAIVRIPANMVVDEPIQLLWVTVPPADGTPVMTHPRVLLLVGENAQVRVIESYGGGDGAPYFSNAVTEAVAGPNAVVDHYKVVREGAAAYHIGSMHIRCERSATFSSHAVTLGGAIVRNDAHAVLDGEGVECTLNGLYLADGERLIDNHTTINHAKPHCDSHELYKGILDGRARAVFNGKIIVAIDAQKTDAKQTNKALLLSEDAQINTKPELEIFADDVKCTHGATVGQLDEDAMFYLRARGLGLEQARNVLIHAFASDLLNRIRVEPIRDQLDDLLLAQLPGSGGGSFHVTP